One region of Syngnathus scovelli strain Florida chromosome 15, RoL_Ssco_1.2, whole genome shotgun sequence genomic DNA includes:
- the abr gene encoding active breakpoint cluster region-related protein isoform X8, with product MTEILVSDVNLNSVCEHLEQQCCVDENQHNLSSQPQTPVLKRHTNTGAKLWGRVRSKLLRQKLDPQTVQSKNWHMDVIEMNGIKVEFSMKFTSRDLSLKRTPSKKQSGVFGVKINVVTKRERSKVPYIVRQCIEEVEKRGIDEVGIYRISGVATDIQTLKAAFDTNTKDILVMLSDMDINAIAGTLKLYFRELPEPLLTDRLYPAFMEGISLSDPAAKENCMMHLLRSLPDPNLMTFLTLLEHLKRVAEKEPINKMSLHNLATVFGPTLLRPSESESSKGQNITSASDIWSHDVMAQVQVLLYYLQHPPISFAELKRNTLYFSTDV from the exons ATGACGGAGATCCTCGTGTCGGATGTAAACCTGAACTCGGTGTGCGAGCATTTGGAGCAGCAGTGCTGCGTGGATGAGAATCAGCACAACCTGTCCAGCCAACCACAGACTCCCGTACTCAAGAGACACACCAACACCGGGGCCAAACTATGGGGTCGCGTCCGCAGCAAACTGCTCAGACAAAag CTGGATCCTCAAACGGTGCAGTCCAAGAACTGGCACATGGACGTCATCGAGATGAACGGG ATAAAGGTGGAATTCTCTATGAAGTTTACAAGCAGGGACTTGAGTTTGAAGCGGACGCCATCCAAAAAACAGAGCGGTGTGTTTGGAGTCAAAATCAATGTGGTAACAAA GCGCGAGCGCTCCAAAGTGCCTTACATTGTCCGCCAGTGCATTGAGGAAGTGGAGAAGAGGGGAATCGACGAGGTGGGAATCTACAGGATCTCAGGGGTGGCCACTGATATCCAGACCCTCAAAGCAGCATTTGATACCA ATACCAAAGACATCTTGGTCATGCTGAGCGACATGGACATCAACGCCATCGCCGGAACCCTCAAGCTGTACTTCAGGGAGCTGCCGGAACCTTTGCTCACCGACcgcctgtacccggccttcatgGAGGGAATAT CGCTCTCCGACCCCGCGGCGAAGGAGAACTGCATGATGCACCTCCTACGCTCGTTGCCCGACCCCAACCTCATGACCTTCCTCACTCTGCTGGAGCACCTCAAACG GGTGGCAGAGAAGGAACCCATCAACAAGATGTCCCTCCATAACCTGGCTACAGTATTTGGCCCCACTCTGCTCAGACCTTCCGAGTCGGAGAGCAGCAAGGGACAGAATATTACCTCGGCCTCTGACATCTGGTCACATGACGTCATGGCACAG GTGCAAGTGCTGCTCTACTACCTGCAGCATCCTCCCATCTCCTTTGCTGAGCTCAAGCGAAACACGCTCTACTTCTCCACCGACGTTTAA
- the akap10 gene encoding A-kinase anchor protein 10, mitochondrial, translating to MSFFKRKAKSKEPERVTDAKVNRGLVSPHSPSLPLKNNHAIQESAGPSHVAINAISANMDSFARGRTAILKKQPSHMEAAHFGDLGHSSVNYQPQETRSRLSKTVDQVLRDNVAIPHYMRFMERQGADHLVRFWLEAENFRATSWSWVRAHSLNSVKHSSLAEPVSDSVEVPELPKHNSVALGWNSAGDAAQAQLEQRESSSAGAGMSPGSPRVGTPSRRAPSRTGTPSKMQSNISLRDLSDKLVRSIEKDAVTIFTKYVSPDATRPIPITEQIRNDIVAKICGEDGMVDPNCFVIAQSVIFTILDQQYFIEFLRSHHFCKYQIEVLTSGSVFLADILFCESALFYFSEYMEKEEAMNVLQFWLAADNFQNQLAAKRGQYDGQEAQNDAMILYDKYFSLQATNPLGFGDTVRMEIESNICREGGPLPECFTTPLRQAWTTMERVYMPGFLSSNLYYKYLSDLLNSVRADEFVNVNTPGQGGPADTERSSSSAAEASLMQSGVKKAAIKILKNFDEAITVDVANLDPESLYQRPYAGKMTFGRVNELGQFIREAEPEPDVKKSKGFMFSQAMKKWVQGNSNEAQEEMAWQIAKMIVNDVVQSNQDSPGKSTKL from the exons ATGTCGTTTTTCAAGCGGAAAG CCAAAAGCAAAGAACCTGAGCGAGTGACCGACGCAAAAGTCAACAGAG GTCTCGTCAGCCCTCACTCTCCATCGCTGCCCCTGAAGAACAACCATGCTATACAGGAATCTGCAGGGCCCAGCCATGTGGCCATCAACGCCATCTCTGCCAACATGGACTCCTTCGCTCGTGGTCGTACGGCCATCCTCAAGAAGCAGCCCAGCCACATGGAAGCTGCGCACTTTGGTGATCTCG GTCATTCCAGCGTGAACTATCAGCCGCAGGAGACCCGCTCCCGTCTCTCCAAGACGGTGGACCAGGTGCTCCGGGACAATGTGGCCATCCCCCATTACATGCGTTTTATGGAGCGACAGGGTGCCGACCACTTAGTTCGCTTCTGGCTGGAGGCTGAGAACTTCCGCGCCACCAGCTGGTCATGGGTCCGAGCGCACAGCCTCAACTCAGTCAAACACAGCTCCTTGGCCGAACCCGTCAGCGACTCCGTTGAGGTGCCGGAGCTCCCCAAGCACAATTCCGTTGCCCTGGGCTGGAACAGCGCAGGAGACGCGGCGCAGGCGCAGCTTGAGCAGCGAGAATCCTCCAGCGCAGGCGCAGGCATGTCGCCCGGAAGCCCTCGAGTTGGAACTCCCAGCAGGCGGGCTCCGTCCAGGACGGGGACTCCTTCCAAAATGCAGTCCAACATCAGCTTGCGAGATCTCTCGGACAAGCTCGTGAGAA GTATCGAAAAAGACGCAGTTACCATCTTCACCAAGTACGTCTCCCCGGATGCCACCAGGCCCATCCCAATCACGGAACAGATCCGAAACGATATAGTTG CTAAGATTTGCGGCGAGGATGGCATGGTTGACCCAAATTGCTTCGTCATTGCACAGTCGGTCATCTTCACCATCTTAGATCAACA GTACTTTATTGAATTCCTACGGAGTCATCATTTTTGTAAATACCAGATTGAAGTGTTGACAAGCGGCTCCGTGTTTCTGGCTGACATCTTGTTCTGCGAGTCAGCTCTCTTCTACTTCTCTGAG TACATGGAAAAGGAGGAGGCGATGAACGTACTGCAGTTCTGGCTGGCGGCCGACAACTTCCAAAACCAGCTCGCAGCTAAGAGGGGCCAGTATGATGGCCAGGAGGCCCAAAACGACGCCATGATTCTTTACGACAA GTATTTCTCACTCCAAGCTACCAACCCTCTGGGATTTGGCGACACGGTCCGCATGGAGATCGAGTCCAACATCTGCCGGGAGGGGGGGCCTCTTCCGGAATGCTTTACCACTCCACTTAGACAAGCCTGGACCACCATGGAAAGG GTGTACATGCCGGGCTTCCTGTCGAGTAACCTTTACTACAAATATCTGAGTGACCTCCTCAACTCGGTGCGGGCCGACGAGTTTGTGAATGTCAACACTCCGGGTCAGGGCGGACCGGCGGACACCGAGCGCTCCAGTTCAAGTGCCGCCGAGGCCTCTCTGATGCAG TCTGGTGTCAAAAAGGCAGCGATAAAGATCTTGAAAAACTTTGATGAGGCCATCACGGTGGACGTTGCCAATCTTGACCCTGAATCTTTGTACCAGAGGCCATATGCTGG AAAGATGACATTTGGGAGAGTGAATGAGTTGGGCCAATTTATCAGGGAGGCGGAACCCGAACCAGACGTGAAGAAATCCAAAG GCTTCATGTTTTCTCAAGCAATGAAGAAATGGGTCCAAGGCAACTCAAATGAG GCTCAGGAGGAAATGGCCTGGCAGATTGCTAAAATGATTGTCAACGATGTTGTTCAGTCAAACCAAgacagtcctggaaagtccaccAAG TTATGA